The proteins below come from a single Drosophila miranda strain MSH22 chromosome Y unlocalized genomic scaffold, D.miranda_PacBio2.1 Contig_Y1_pilon, whole genome shotgun sequence genomic window:
- the LOC117189485 gene encoding Golgi-specific brefeldin A-resistance guanine nucleotide exchange factor 1-like, whose translation MSLPGNGIYVVRGEMATLMTAMRRGTRWNATAYVDDEDSLLKLFIDLKQDLNRTEDLRLIEPKVFLSPFLEVIRTADTTGPLTSLALASVNKFLSYGLIDPTSPNIADIVERIADAVTHARFMGTDQSSDGVTFLRVIEVLHTLIRSPEGAAVSNESMCEVMLSCFKICFEPRLSELLR comes from the exons ATGTCACTGCCTGGCAATGGCATCTACGTGGTGCGCGGTGAAATGGCCACCTTGATGACGGCCATGCGACGTGGAACGCGTTGGaatgccacagcctacgtG GACGATGAGGACTCGTTGTTGAAGCTATTTATAGACCTCAAGCAGGACTTAAATCGCACTGAAGATCTGCGTCTGATTGAACCTAAGGTGTTTCTATCTCCATTTCTGGAGGTGATACGCACGGCGGATACGACGGGACCCTTGACTAGTCTGGCTCTCGCCTCAGTCAATAAATTCTTGTCATATGGCCTAATTG ATCCCACTTCGCCCAATATAGCAGATATTGTTGAACGCATAGCGGATGCCGTGACACATGCTCGCTTTATGGGCACAGATCAATCCTCGGACGGTGTTACTTTCTTGCGGGTCATTGAAGTGCTGCACACTTTAATCCGGAGTCCTGAGGGAGCTGCCGTCAGCAATGAGTCGATGTGCGAGGTCATGCTAAGTTGCTTCAAGATTTGCTTTGAGCCAAGACTCAGTGAGCTTCTGCGCTGA